One segment of Brassica napus cultivar Da-Ae chromosome C3, Da-Ae, whole genome shotgun sequence DNA contains the following:
- the LOC106384095 gene encoding uncharacterized protein LOC106384095, with amino-acid sequence MTARVPEGDLRVQGEEERDATMEDIGEKGRPPGEPPDVPGSWVRKVIGCNVGGMPVPEEVVVEEFVESRLKLEFPNGEDGEPVITIGEEVLTAMNSLWKRCMIVRVLGRNVPLLSLSRKLKELWKPKGSMFVMDLRGQFFMVRFELEEEYMAALVGGPWRTFGSYLMVQAWSPEFDPLKDEIVTTPVWVRLSNIPVNFYHKTILMGIVKGLGRSIKVDLTTLNFERARFARICMEINLHKPLKGTIMINGERYFVSYEGISTICSTCGMYGHLVHACPWNSTAVTGNETDFTPARQTRRKAEQQRSTRSSMRSNDGRAMMGSKIREVRNADVAKEVTVSNRFGSLGEVEVTEVREDEEGSNEENKENENNVNIRLGDSSGTRVEVMTFGLTGNKGNQLFTRVGSKEKKTSNMRNPNVQKPKSKVIGPTRGLVFGPTRGEIDMSVNGKRLRVEKESLGRPGGVFAGDGDSAEKESQLGLAGEQRSTGKESSLTDDLDPHMDQVGEALKSMEA; translated from the exons atgacgGCTAGGGTTCCCGAGGGCGATCTTAGGGTTCAGGGTGAGGAAGAGCGAGATGCTACTATGGAAGATATCGGAGAGAAGGGAAGACCGCCAGGGGAGCCACCAGATGTCCCTGGTTCCTGGGTAAGGAAAGTAATAGGGTGTAACGTGGGAGGGATGCCTGTTCCGGAGGAGGTTGTGGTAGAGGAGTTTGTAGAATCGCGACTGAAGTTGGAGTTTCCGAATGGAGAAGATGGAGAACCGGTGATAACGATAGGGGAGGAGGTGCTGACGGCGATGAATAGTCTATGGAAGAGATGCATGATCGTTAGGGTTCTGGGGAGAAACGTTCCTCTCTTAAGCTTGAGTCGGAAGCTAAAGGAGTTATGGAAACCGAAAGGGTCGATGTTTGTGATGGATCTCCGTGGGCAATTCTTCATGGTGAGATTTGAGTTGGAGGAAGAGTATATGGCTGCCCTAGTAGGTGGACCATGGAGGACATTCGGGAGTTATCTTATGGTACAAGCATGGTCTCCTGAATTCGATCCGCTGAAGGATGAGATAGTCACGACGCCAGTTTGGGTGCGTTTATCGAATATCCCAGTGAACTTTTACCATAAAACAATTCTGATGGGAATTGTGAAAGGATTAGGAAGATCGATTAAAGTTGACCTGACAACTTTAAACTTTGAGAGAGCTAGATTTGCCAGAATCTGCATGGAGATTAATCTCCATAAACCATTGAAGGGGACAATAATGATAAATGGTGAGAGGTACTTTGTCTCATATGAGGGAATTTCAACTATTTGCTCGACATGCGGTATGTATGGACACCTAGTTCACGCATGCCCATGGAAT AGTACCGCAGTAACAGGGAATGAGACGGACTTTACACCGGCGAGACAGACAAGGAGAAAGGCTGAGCAACAAAGGAGTACAAGGAGTTCTATGAGAAGTAATGATGGGAGAGCCATGATGGGGAGTAAGATAAGAGAAGTACGTAATGCGGATGTGGCAAAGGAAGTAACGGTGTCAAATAGATTCGGAAGTTTAGGTGAGGTAGAGGTGACGGAGGTACGAGAGGATGAGGAGGGAAGTAATGAAGAgaataaagaaaatgagaacAATGTGAACATACGGTTGGGAGATTCGAGTGGAACGCGTGTGGAAGTGATGACCTTTGGTTTAACGGGGAACAAAGGAAATCAGTTGTTTACTCGAGTGGGCTctaaagagaagaagacaagtAATATGAGAAACCCAAATGTCCAAAAGCCCAAATCGAAAGTTATTGGGCCAACGCGGGGACTTGTTTTTGGTCCAACCAGAGGTGAAATCGACATGTCGGTGAACGGAAAACGTTTACGAGTTGAGAAGGAGAGTCTCGGCAGACCAGGTGGTGTTTTCGCCGGAGATGGGGACTCAGCTGAGAAAGAGAGTCAGTTGGGTCTTGCTGGGGAACAGAGGAGCACGGGAAAAGAGAGCTCACTCACTGATGATTTGGATCCTCATATGGATCAAGTGGGAGAGGCCCTGAAGAGTATGGAGGCATAA
- the LOC106385589 gene encoding protein transport Sec1b, whose amino-acid sequence MSFSDSGSSSNGGDYKTFRQITRERLLYEMLRPESSKSTWKVLVVDELTVKILSSACKMSEFTQQGISLVEIITKQRQPMTSMEAIYFIQPTEANVNAFLSDMTGQSPLYKKAFVFFSSPVSRSLVTLIRKDMKAMKRIGALKEMNLEYISLDSQGFITNNENALEDLYSDEENHQRADACLNVVAKRIATVLASLKEYPFVRYRGAKGLDATTMTTYRELIPTKLAASVWNCLTKYKQTIEDFPQTETCELLILDRSIDQIAPLIHEWTYDAMCHDLLKMEGNKYTHEVPSKTGDNTEKKEVLLDEEDPIWVELRDVHIADASERLHEKMTNFVSKNKAAQLKQSSKDFGDLSSKDLQKMVHALPQYSEQIDKLSLHVDIARTINRTIMEQGLRELGQLEQDLVFGDAGRKDVIKFLSTNNDINQESKLRLMMIFAEIYPKKFAGEKGRKMMELAKLSGDDVVAVNNLRLLGPVHTECKSSTTGSFPLKFDVLKTKRAARRDRVGDTQTWMLSRFYPIIEELVEKLNKGHLPKQDYPCMNEPRPTFYSSSQSPSASPVLPHSRRTPSWARRHLSDDGYFSDSVLGRASSCIKKKGRRIFVFIVGGATRSELRACHKLTEKLDREIILGSSSFLDPHTFLTKMKQMNEEEEISLDDIDI is encoded by the exons ATGTCATTCTCCGATTCTGGATCGTCCTCAAATGGCGGAGATTACAAGACTTTCAGGCAGATCACACGAGAGA GATTACTGTATGAAATGCTTAGGCCAGAGAGCTCGAAATCAACTTGGAAG GTACTTGTTGTGGACGAGCTCACTGTGAAGATATTGTCATCTGCCTGCAAAATGTCTGAGTTCACACAGCAAGGCATTTCTT TGGTTGAGATCATAACTAAACAGAGACAGCCTATGACTTCCATGGAAGCCATTTACTTTATTCAACCAACTGAAGCAAA TGTTAATGCGTTTTTATCAGATATGACTGGACAATCACCACTTTACAAGAA ggCTTTCGTTTTCTTTAGTTCTCCTGTTTCGAGAAGCTTAGTTACTCTCATTAGGAAGGACATGAAAGCGATGAAACGCATTGGCGCACTGAAAGAG ATGAACTTGGAGTACATTAGCCTGGACAGCcag GGGTTCATTACGAATAACGAAAATGCTCTAGAAGACCTTTATAGCGATGAGGAAAACCATCAGAGAGCAGATGCCTGCTTGAATGTGGTAGCTAAACGCATTGCTACAGTTTTGGCCTCACTAAAG GAATACCCCTTTGTACGCTACCGTGGAGCCAAAGGTCTTGATGCCACAACAATGACAACTTACAGAGAGTTGATTCCTACAAAGCTTGCTGCTAGTGTGTGGAATTGTCTGACAAAATACAAACAGACAATTGAAGATTTTCCTCAGACTGAAACATGTGAACTACTTATCCTGGATCGATCCATAGACCAG atcGCACCTCTCATTCATGAATGGACATATGATGCAATGTGCCACGATCTGCTTAAAATGGAAGGAAATAAATACACACATGAG GTTCCTAGTAAAACTGGTGATAATACTGAGAAGAAAGAGGTTCTTTTAGATGAAGAAGATCCCATTTGGGTGGAGCTTCGTGATGTTCACATTGCAGAT GCAAGTGAAAGATTGCATGAGAAGATGACAAACTTCGTGTCGAAGAACAAAGCCGCGCAACTAAAACAGAGTTCAAA AGACTTTGGTGACCTTTCATCAAAAGACTTGCAGAAGATGGTTCACGCTTTGCCTCAGTACAGTGAGCAAATTGATAAGCTCTCTCTTCATGTAGAT ATTGCTAGAACAATTAACAGGACTATAATGGAGCAAGGTCTAAGAGAACTCGGGCAACTAGAGCAGGACCTTGTTTTTGGAGATGCTGGAAGAAAAGACGTCATCAAATTCTTAAGCACCAACAAT GATATAAACCAAGAAAGCAAGCTACGGTTAATGATGATTTTTGCGGAAATCTACCCTAAGAAGTTTGCAGGTGAAAAGGGACGTAAGATGATGGAG CTAGCAAAATTGTCGGGGGATGATGTAGTAGCTGTGAACAATTTGAGATTACTTGGACCAGTACATACAGAGTGTAAAAGTAGCACAACTGGATCTTTCCCTCTCAAGTTTGATGTTCTTAAG ACGAAGCGAGCTGCTCGAAGAGACCGTGTTGGTGACACTCAAACATGGATGCTATCTCGTTTTTATCCAATCATAGAG GAACTCGTTGAGAAACTTAACAAAGGCCATTTGCCAAAACAAGATTACCCTTGTATGAATGAACCAAGACCAACCTTCTACTCTAGCTCTCAATCTCCATCAGCGAGTCCGGTGTTGCCTCATTCAAGACGAACACCAAGTTGGGCAAGACGCCATCTTTCTGACGATGGATATTTCAG TGACTCAGTTCTAGGACGAGCATCGAGCTGTATCAAGAAAAAGGGACGAAGAATTTTTGTCTTCATAGTAGGAGGAGCAACGAGATCCGAG TTAAGGGCTTGCCACAAGCTTACAGAGAAGCTTGACAGAGAAATTATTTTAGGCTCCTCCAGCTTCCTTGACCCCCACACTTTCCTCACG aaaatgaaacaaatgaatgaagaagaggagattTCACTGGATGATATCGACATTTAG
- the LOC106388574 gene encoding putative transferase At4g12130, mitochondrial isoform X2, whose product MLRFNLRRQISNSTGIYRRNIHSGLEDAGPMASRLRSRSVIRFSGPDTIKFLQGLLTNDVRRFGEKSTTVPTPNMPSVSTPPMYAALLTPQGRFLYDFFLYRPTRPDEKLDRTGSVELFADVDVSVLDELLETLKKFRLRSKVDIENVAEEFSCWQRYGRNLSESSSVGWGGGVDRAGESTASGNKYGWQWYEDPRLDCLGYRSIFPSDATPPLVEADKETDESNYLLWRLEHGVAEGSAEIPKGEAIPLEYNFVGLNAISFDKGCYVGQELIARTHHRGVIRKRLVPLRFIDSNGKEVNQEIAAGAEVVESGSGKKIGTVSGS is encoded by the exons ATGCTTCGATTCAATCTCCGTCGTCAAATCTCCAATTCAACCGGAATTTATCGCCGGAATATACACAGCGGTCTCGAAGATGCCGGTCCGATGGCATCCAGGCTCAGATCCCGTTCAGTTATCCGGTTTAGCGGACCGGATACAATAAAGTTTCTCCAGGGACTGTTGACCAACGACGTACGGAGGTTCGGCGAGAAAAGCACGACGGTTCCTACTCCGAACATGCCTTCCGTTTCCACGCCGCCTATGTACGCGGCGCTGTTAACTCCACAGGGGAGGTTTCTGTACGATTTCTTCTTGTATAGACCGACGCGACCCGATGAAAAACTCGATCGGACAGGCTCTGTTGAGTTGTTTGCGGATGTTGATGTCTCTGTCCTCGATGAACTGCTGGAGACACTCAAAAA ATTTCGTTTGAGGTCCAAAGTGGATATTGAGAACGTTGCAGAGGAGTTCTCGTGTTGGCAGCGTTATGGTAGGAATCTATCTGAATCGTCTTCTGTTGGTTGGGGAGGTGGTGTTGATCGTGCTGGTGAATCTACAGCTAGTGGTAATAAGTATGGATGGCAATGGTACGAGGATCCTAGGTTGGACTGTCTCGGCTACAGAAGCATTTTTCCTTCTGATGCAACCC CGCCATTAGTTGAGGCAGATAAAGAAACAGATGAAAGCAATTACCTTTTGTGGAGATTAGAGCATGGAGTTGCCGAAGGGTCAGCTGAAATACCTAAAG GTGAAGCAATCCCGCTTGAATATAATTTTGTTGGTCTTAATGCGATAAGCTTTGACAAAGGCTGCTATGTTGGTCAAGAGCTTATAGCTCGTACGCACCACCGTGGTGTCATCCGCAAACGCCTAGTCCCGTTACGGTTCATTGATAGCAATGGAAAAG
- the LOC106388574 gene encoding putative transferase At4g12130, mitochondrial isoform X1, which yields MLRFNLRRQISNSTGIYRRNIHSGLEDAGPMASRLRSRSVIRFSGPDTIKFLQGLLTNDVRRFGEKSTTVPTPNMPSVSTPPMYAALLTPQGRFLYDFFLYRPTRPDEKLDRTGSVELFADVDVSVLDELLETLKKFRLRSKVDIENVAEEFSCWQRYGRNLSESSSVGWGGGVDRAGESTASGNKYGWQWYEDPRLDCLGYRSIFPSDATPPLVEADKETDESNYLLWRLEHGVAEGSAEIPKGEAIPLEYNFVGLNAISFDKGCYVGQELIARTHHRGVIRKRLVPLRFIDSNGKEVNQKIAAGAQVVESGTGKKIGAISTALGSRGMGVMRVEEGFKASTELIVNGSEDVKVEVIRPTWWPVEWFQQDQSGVK from the exons ATGCTTCGATTCAATCTCCGTCGTCAAATCTCCAATTCAACCGGAATTTATCGCCGGAATATACACAGCGGTCTCGAAGATGCCGGTCCGATGGCATCCAGGCTCAGATCCCGTTCAGTTATCCGGTTTAGCGGACCGGATACAATAAAGTTTCTCCAGGGACTGTTGACCAACGACGTACGGAGGTTCGGCGAGAAAAGCACGACGGTTCCTACTCCGAACATGCCTTCCGTTTCCACGCCGCCTATGTACGCGGCGCTGTTAACTCCACAGGGGAGGTTTCTGTACGATTTCTTCTTGTATAGACCGACGCGACCCGATGAAAAACTCGATCGGACAGGCTCTGTTGAGTTGTTTGCGGATGTTGATGTCTCTGTCCTCGATGAACTGCTGGAGACACTCAAAAA ATTTCGTTTGAGGTCCAAAGTGGATATTGAGAACGTTGCAGAGGAGTTCTCGTGTTGGCAGCGTTATGGTAGGAATCTATCTGAATCGTCTTCTGTTGGTTGGGGAGGTGGTGTTGATCGTGCTGGTGAATCTACAGCTAGTGGTAATAAGTATGGATGGCAATGGTACGAGGATCCTAGGTTGGACTGTCTCGGCTACAGAAGCATTTTTCCTTCTGATGCAACCC CGCCATTAGTTGAGGCAGATAAAGAAACAGATGAAAGCAATTACCTTTTGTGGAGATTAGAGCATGGAGTTGCCGAAGGGTCAGCTGAAATACCTAAAG GTGAAGCAATCCCGCTTGAATATAATTTTGTTGGTCTTAATGCGATAAGCTTTGACAAAGGCTGCTATGTTGGTCAAGAGCTTATAGCTCGTACGCACCACCGTGGTGTCATCCGCAAACGCCTAGTCCCGTTACGGTTCATTGATAGCAATGGAAAAG AGGTAAACCAGAAGATTGCCGCTGGAGCTCAAGTGGTTGAATCAGGAACCGGCAAAAAGATAGGGGCAATTTCGACAGCTTTGGGTAGCCGAGGAATGGGAGTGATGAGAGTAGAGGAAGGCTTTAAAGCATCCACTGAATTGATAGTAAACGGGTCAGAGGACGTAAAGGTCGAGGTAATTAGACCGACGTGGTGGCCAGTTGAGTGGTTTCAGCAGGATCAGTCGGGGGTAAAATAA